Genomic segment of Aquila chrysaetos chrysaetos chromosome 16, bAquChr1.4, whole genome shotgun sequence:
CATAACCCACTTTGCTTCCTCTGTAACTGATTTCTGCCCCTCTTAATTCCTACAGCGTTTCAGTCCAACTCTGGGTCCTCATGGGCCAAGATCCTTCAATGTTATTTTGTCATGTGCTCCGCTGACAGCAGATTATGTTGTTTTCTGATATGAGTAGGGCATAATCAGACATGAATATCAGATaggggttttctttctgtaactcAAAGACAGACCTTTACATTTTAAGTAATCCAAGCAAGATGAAGAGCATTTCAGACCTCCTGAACTTACTGACAATTAAACTAACCTTTTTAAAGATGTGCTTTGTCATCACATTCATGCAACGTAGGTGTTTTTGCTCCCCACCCACTGGCTTTCTCAGTCATGGATGACCATGCAATTGATATGCTTGAATAATATGCttgaaagaatatgaaatacaaataaactgTTACAGGCATCTGTGATCCGGTGCTTGATTGTGTTTCTGCCTGTCTGTCCAGGAAAACTGACTATTAGACACCTGTTTTAAGATGATTCTAAACAATTAGTTTTTAGACTACCAGAGTTAGGCAGGatgaatttcagcttttataGATGCAAGTGCACCTGTAACCTTACAGGTATGTAAACATTCTCTCCCCACACCACCCAGCATGACTGAGGTTTAACAACACACCTAAAAATAACAGTTCTCCCAGGTACACAAATTTGTAATTATAATTTTGTGGTGTACattctttctttaatgtttGCCAACACAAAACAACCAATCTTAATGGGCAGGTTTTGTACTGATGTGGTTTCCTCTGCAAGCTAGCAGAAAGTGGAGTCCCAGCAGAAAGTAAAGGAAGTTTTTTCAGTGAGATTGGTACTTCTTGTCCCTGCCTGAGGAAGATCACAGCAGCGACTAGAAAGTTGTTTTGAGGGACATCGGTGCATCCTGACCCTGCCTGGAGACTGAAGCGTGGAAAATGCAATTGGCGAACAAATGTCACTCATTAGCCAGTATCCTTATGCACCAGAAGTGTGCTTACACCCTTCCCGCACAGGGAAGCACCAAACTAAGGGATAATTTCAGCCCTGGCTCTTTACACTGCTATCAAGCGCCAACATCTGGCATTCGTGGGTCTGAGCCCAGAAACCCACCCCAGAGAGACAGGTCTGGGCTCTCCTGCGGCTCACAGCAGGGCACATGGCCCCAGCTGTGGCTTTTGCCTTCCCAGCAAGGGCAGGGCAAGGAGAAAGCTTATTTACTGTTGTATCTTCAACTACTCCCTCACTCTTAGGCCATGTAAGATATAAAAAATATGAGGACAAACTCCTTGCTTGGGTTTTTGGACAGATCACTGTCCCCCGGGGGAAGGTCAGGTGCCAGATGTCTGCCCCTACTGCTATATGGCACCTTTGAGGGTAGCCGGGGGAAAGGTTTGGGTCTGACATCTGGCACAAGTCCTTGCTGGGGTAGGACGTATTGCCACTTTGGTGAACTACTCACTCTTCCCAACCCCTGCAGAGGCGTGCTACGCTGGCAGATATTCCTGCTGCTCAGCACCATCCCAGACCAAGACCCGCCAGCCACCTACCAGGAGCATTAGTTATAAATTATGTCAAGTGAGCAAGCCCAGAATTGAGTTTGGACCTGGTGGGCTATGTACTGGAGAAGTCTGCATCTCCTGCAGAGTCTCTTGTGGTAGTGTAAGTGAGCCCTTGGATAGATGAAGCCTTTAGCAGGTAAATACAAAGATAAATGCAAAGATACTCAGTGCAGAGTAATCCAGAAAAGAGGAAGGTGTAGCCAGAGCCAGACGCGGGCTTTTTCCTAGACCATCTCAGGCTCCCACCACACCTAAAGGactctttactttttaaaaatattcttcccaTGAGTGAAAGATAGGGAAGATAAGGCAAAGATAAAGTATCTGATTAGTGAAGGCAAACAAATGCATATGAACTGTACATGTAGGGAGAACAGGAGATTTCTTAACCCTTAACAAGACTAAATAAGAGGCCTCGTCCAGCAGTAGGTGAAGGCAATAGTCATAGCATGACCCACTGGAAGCCTCTCAGCAGGCCTGAACTCTAACATCAGCTAAGTCATTAAATCTGCTTCCATCACAAATTACACTACTTCCCTTCCCAAAACAAGGAACTCCGCGGGGGGCCAGCCACCCAAGAGTCACCAGCTTAACAAGCCCTTCTGGGCATCGGGAAGAAGGCTCTAATGATCTTGAAACCTTCTTAGAAAGCTCATAGTAGACTTACCTCATTCTTCCTAACAAGACCCTGGGGACAACTGCACAGACACTAAGGAGAAAGAAACTTTCCTCTTTGTTAAAGGCAATGAGCGCTTGTAAAGCAGTTTAGTTTGTCCCAACTACTCTACCCCTTGAAGTTGGTAGTTGGAGAGTTCATGGGTTGGTGTATACCTTTCCAGTCCTCCACTCAATTGGTGCAGAAGTTACCAGTGGAATTTGAAGGATAACAGATCTGTGCATCATACCACTAGCAGCTGAGAGAGCAGCTGCCCCTGGCCAACAACTTCTGGTTGGCAGAAGTCACTCGGCACCTTGCAACGAGTGCTTGGGATATCACAAGGGCTCCATCAACAGCCACAGCCATGGCAGATGATGAACCAGATTCAGGGTTCATCCAGGGGCTCCAGTCAGAAGCAAAAGGCGATGTAGATAGAGACAAAATACAATGTGCATACATTTGCCCATCCAGGAATAAAACTATCTACAGCACAAGTCCAAGACAGATGCAGCCAGGCACACCTACAATGTGGTGTAGGGACAGCCTGAAGGCCCCCTAAAATGGGGGATCCTAGTCCATTGGAGGGGGTGAGTGTGCATGTGGTGGGGCAAGAAAACACCAGAAGAGGTTGATCAGGGCCACTATGACCTATTGTCGCCATCAGGGTCCTGACCCACGTTACCTACCCCAGTTCACGGACGCTAACTGTGCTGGTGGTTCTCagttgctttctgctgcttgagGGGCTGAAGTCTGAGATGTGGTGTCCTCCATAGCCAGCTCTGTCAGTAAAAGCATGGCTTGATCTGCAGCTGTCCCAGGCTCATCCTGACACTTGCTCTCCATCTCCCTCCCTTGCACATGTCAAAACATAGTCCTGTCCACTGCTGCGTTGCAGCCTTGCATCTCCCTGAGACATGCTGCTGCTTAAAACCAATTTACTTTGACAGGGTATTGAATAACATTAATgtgttaaaaatactaaatgttGTGAAAAATGCTATCGGTCTTAGTGAATTCACTGTTCACATAGGCCAACGTCTTGGCAGGCTTGGGGGAGTTCACAACCTCTTACTTCGGACTGGAGAAGGGGACATTAGCACCTTATTTCTCTCAGAGAACCTCTTTGAATCGAGCGCTTGCCTGAATCACCGGTGGGGTGTATGGCATGAGCTCCTCAATGAAACCTGGAGCTAGCCCATGTGAGCACAGGGAGAGTCGAGAAACACCGAGCGCAATGCAGGGGTCACGCATGAGGTGAGGCTGAGGAATAGGATGGCTGATGAACTTCAGCGTATCTCTATATAAAGCAATGCACAGGGGGAAATAAAAGGCATTAACTTCAGAGCCCCAGGTTTTGTACTTGATCACTGTTGCATATTCTGTCCTGAACTAAGCAAATGGAAGAAGTGCTTCTGGCTCTTAATATaatctagagaaaaaaaaacttacttCAAGGAAAGACtcagaaaatgaatttgaacAGCTCATTTAATGTGTTCTTTATATATACAGAAAAGTATATTCAGCTGAAGGATATGAAGTTATACATTTACTATCCTGGAGGCTAGTGGTGGTcaacaaataattttgtgcaACATTTTATGATTCAGCCTAAAAATATCCAGATATATAACATAAGTTTGTTCAGAATTAGTAACACTTTATATTTTATCATGGCTTTTTAAGTATTCTTCATTAGTGCTGCAGATTAAAATTCATGCTCACTCAGCATATGCACCAAgcattctgaaaatacagtttgcagTCAGACTGCttaacaaaaatggaaaatagaaacaaatagTTCTGGTTAACCAAAAAAGAGTGATGATTCTAAGtagctgcaaatattttgacGGGAACTCCAGCTACTGCACCctggttgtgctgccattcagggAGACCTGgaaaggctggagaaatgggtcGAGAGGGACCTCACGGAGCTCAACAAAGTCCTGGACCTGCAGGGGaataaccccaggcaccagtaaAGGCTGGAggctgaccagctggaaagcagcttggcaaaGAAGGACCTGGGTGTCCAGTGGGACGCCAGCCTGACCATGAGCCTACCCTTGTTTTACACAGTGGCATCATGATTATTGCACGGGAGAGAGAGTAACTGGGCAAAAAGTTTGTACTAGAGAAAAGACCAATGTAGATATGTTAGTGGGCACAGTTTGAGAGCAgatgaattacttttttttcaaccCTAACATATGACGTGCCAAATGGTTTGGAGGCAACAGTCTCAGAGACCTACACGAAACATTCTCcttagagagagaaaaaaaggaaaacaatgtaaCATGAGATTGTCTTTCAGAAGtacattttcttcctgataaAACTGCTAAAGGCATGCTTCACCTCCTTGTTTCTCAGGCTGTAAATCATGGGGTTCAGCACGGGGACTATAATGGTGTAAAAGATGGATGCGATTTTCTTGCTCTCCAGTGAGTTTGATGAACTGGGTTGCATGTAATTAAAAGTAGCAGACACATAGAAAATGATGATGGCTGCCAGGTGGGAGGCACAGGTGGAGCAGGCTTTGCGCCTGCCCGCAGCAGAGCCCATCCTGCCCACGGCCACCACGATGCAGGCGTAGGAGGTGAGGATGAGCAGGATGGTGGTCATCATGTTGAAACCcacaaacacaaacattaaACCCTCATTGAGGCGCGTGTCGGTGGAGGCGACGACAAACAGCGGTGGCCCATCGCAATAGAAGTTGTCGATGACCAGGGGACCACAGAAGGACAGCCGGAGCAGGGAACTTGTGTGCACGATGGCATTCAGCAACCCTGCAAGGTAGGACCCAGCGACCAGGCTCGTGCAGACACCAGGAGACATGACAACCTTGTAAAGCAAGGGCTTGGAGATGGCCACGTACCGGTCATGGGCCATGGCAGCCAGCAGGTAAATTTCAGCCGTAGCAAAAACAGTGTAGAAATAAAGCTGCGTGAGGCAGCcagcaaaagaaacaactttGTTTTTTGCTGGAAGgtgcagcagcattttggggATGATGGTGGAGGAGTAGCAAATGTCTAAGAAGGACAAGTTACCGAGGAAAAAGTACATGGGGGTGTGAAGCTGGGGGCTGACCCTGATCAGGGCAATCAGGCCGAGGTTTCCCACTAACGTCAACACGTAGGTGCCCAGGAAGAGCGCGAAGAGGACGGGCTTCAGTTGTGGGTGCTCTGTGAGTCCCAAGAAGGTGAACTGGGTCGCCTCAGTGCAGTTTTCATCAGCCATCTTTACATCACTGCAGAGAGACGTGGAGGGAAGAGGGTGAAAAAATTCCTGATGCAATTTCCAGTTCATAAATATCCATGTAAAAAGTTGACACTGGCATcgaatttaaatggaaaagaaaaaaaagtaagaactgctgatttttttcttgcaatgaCAGTGCCATCTCTGGAAAAAACATCAGCAGTTCttagaagtttttttcctttagtccTTAGCAGAAAGCAGTTTGTCACAACCTCTCCTTTGACCTATGATTCCCTTCCAGTTTCAAGTCCCATATCTGCACAAGGATTTTTTTGGGGCACGTGAAGTGTTTCATAAATATCCTGTCCATGTTACACTGAtgatttttcctgtatttcaaacaTCTTGTTCATTTCAAACAGCTTAAGGCTACAGTTAATACAAGGTCCCATCACAAAGTGAAAGCATAACTTGGAATTTAACATCCTGGGAGACAGTGGCTGTGCTCTTTAGTCTAGGAACTGGTTTCTTTTTATCTATCCACTGGCTAGGTGTAGTCCTTCTTGCTAAGTAAAATCCATCTTGCTTTGGATGACTATGCTATAAATGAGCTGACTATCTGGCCTCTCAGGCAACATACAAAATTGGCTCTTCTGACCTATTATGAACTATTTTGCTTGGAGTAAGACAACTCACCCTCTGAGGGTACCTTGACTATGGGTACCCTCAGAGGGCAGATGACCTGTTCAGATGTTGACACTTGCACTGTAGATGTTGAAAGAGAGAGGATATCAATCGCAGCTGTCTCCCTGCAGACCATCATGCATGCAACATAACTCCTGAAGATTGACACTTTCACTTTTAACATTTTGACCAAAGATTGCCGAAGTGGGTGAATCTTAAGGCAAATTTTCCCCttcattccttcctttccagttcAGGATTTTGGTCTCTTTTGCATAACCAATATGAAAACTGCTCAAGCAGACATCTAAAacatattcatttaaaaattcagagccAATTGTAGTTAAATAATATGGATTTTATTAACCATATCTGATCAGAAACTTGTGGTATCAATCAAGTGAGAATAAtctcagcatttttacagaatgGCATATTACTTGTCTATAAAGAAGTTTTCATCATTCAACTTTCCTCAAACAGCCTCAAAGATACCTACAATTTTATAACTTCCAAACCCCCTTTCAGTATACTAAGACATACCTTACACTCTCATTTTCATAGGCTTCAGAAAGGATTTTCCAACATGTAATAAAAGTGCCAACATGCTCCTCCAACTCAGTGCATGATACAATCCTTGTCTTTCACTCCCACTAATGTCTTTATTGAGAAGCAATCAATATCATCAGAAAATATGCTTGCTAAGATGGGAGTCAGACACTTCCACAGGGCAATTCTATCCATCTGGAAAAGCTCTCAGATATTTGAGGTGAACGATCACTTGCAGTTGCTTACTTCTTGCATTAACGAGAGGGTAGACAGACAGCATAGAGCTACACTTACAAAGTTTGGGTGTCTAAATTTATGTTAAGATTCCTAAGCAGAGAAAGTTCTGCACCTATGGCAAAGGAATGAATGATCTAAGGTACAACCAAGCGCATATAACCACTGAAACAATACTGATGAAGAATACTTAGTGAGAGCAGGTGGCTTTCGTATATTATGGGACCCTCAAGTGAAGGTCCAGAGTAAGTAAAGGCAACTTAACTGGGGTGAATGAGACAAGAGGATAGAGCAGCCATGCCAACGAGAGAAAGTTACA
This window contains:
- the LOC115351611 gene encoding olfactory receptor 1052-like — its product is MADENCTEATQFTFLGLTEHPQLKPVLFALFLGTYVLTLVGNLGLIALIRVSPQLHTPMYFFLGNLSFLDICYSSTIIPKMLLHLPAKNKVVSFAGCLTQLYFYTVFATAEIYLLAAMAHDRYVAISKPLLYKVVMSPGVCTSLVAGSYLAGLLNAIVHTSSLLRLSFCGPLVIDNFYCDGPPLFVVASTDTRLNEGLMFVFVGFNMMTTILLILTSYACIVVAVGRMGSAAGRRKACSTCASHLAAIIIFYVSATFNYMQPSSSNSLESKKIASIFYTIIVPVLNPMIYSLRNKEVKHAFSSFIRKKMYF